The genome window CCGGAAAGCCTCACGCTGGGGGCAGGTGTTCGGGTTCGGGGATGCTACCCTGACGGCGGCACGGCTCGACCGGCTCACGCACCGGTCCCACGTCCCTTTGTTCGAGGGTAGGTCGTAGACGGCACGAAAAGAAGCCCCTTTCTTATCCAATCGAGCCCCACCACGCTTGCCGGGGGAAGGAACCGATCCTCCCCCATCTCCCGGAGCAGGCAGCGAATCACCCCGCCGTGGGTGAAGAGCAGGTGCCGTCCAGGGGGAAGCGCTTCGACGAAGTCCACGACCCGCCTGCGAAACATCTCCACGCTCTCCCCACCGGGTGCGACGAAGGGATCGAAGGCGACAAGAGCCTTCCTGTAAGGTGGTGCGAGGGTGTCCCACTCTGCTCCTTCCAGCTCCCCAAAGTGGATTTCCCGGAGCCTCCGATCAATCGCGGGCTCCCCGTAGGCGAGCCGGGCAGTCTCCACAGCGCGGCGGA of Bacillota bacterium contains these proteins:
- a CDS encoding histidine phosphatase family protein — protein: MKELWVVRHGETAWTRRGRLTGWTDIPLARRGRAQAQALRPRLEHEIFQGVFSSDLRRAVETARLAYGEPAIDRRLREIHFGELEGAEWDTLAPPYRKALVAFDPFVAPGGESVEMFRRRVVDFVEALPPGRHLLFTHGGVIRCLLREMGEDRFLPPASVVGLDWIRKGLLFVPSTTYPRTKGRGTGA